One Phaseolus vulgaris cultivar G19833 chromosome 2, P. vulgaris v2.0, whole genome shotgun sequence DNA window includes the following coding sequences:
- the LOC137809268 gene encoding uncharacterized protein, giving the protein MDNIIFNGIYGENNEMLVGEFSKEEIKDVIWNCDSSKKSASVSVIVNGSSTKEFIPRKELRQGDLLAHFLFLIVAKGLTSVSRMENEKHLIDNLEIGYKKVKVNLLQYANDTLFFCEANSKSVFNIKVALNCFELCLEIKVNFMKNRIGGLGID; this is encoded by the exons ATGgataatatcatttttaatgGCATTTATGGGGAAAACAATGAGATGTTGGTTGGGGAgttttccaaagaagaaataAAGGACGTTATTTGGAATTGTGACAGCTCGAAGA AATCTGCCTCAGTGTCAGTTATCGTCAATGGGAGCTCCACTAAAGAGTTTATTCCGAGAAAAGAGCTGCGACAAGGGGATCTGTTAGCAcattttttgttccttattgTGGCCAAAGGCTTAACAAGTGTGTCGAGGATGGAAAACGAGAAACATTTGATTGACAACTTGGAAATTGGGTATAAGAAAGTTAAGGTTAATTTGTTGCAGTATGCAAATGATACTTTGTTTTTCTGTGAAGCTAACTCTAAGAGTGTTTTCAACATTAAGGTGGCGTTAAACTGTTTCGAATTGTGTTTGGAGATTAAAGTGAATTTTATGAAGAATAGAATTGGCGGGTTGGGGATTGATTAG